A single region of the Phyllostomus discolor isolate MPI-MPIP mPhyDis1 chromosome 14, mPhyDis1.pri.v3, whole genome shotgun sequence genome encodes:
- the PIGC gene encoding phosphatidylinositol N-acetylglucosaminyltransferase subunit C: MTCAQPVTGTTGIRWQKVLYERQPFPDNYVDQRFLEELRKNIHARKYQYWAVVFESSVVIQQLCCVCVFGVIWWYMDEGLLAPHWLFGTGLALSLIGYVLFDLVDGGEGRRKSGRTRWADLKSALVFITFTYGFSPVLKTLTESVSTDTIYAMSVFMLLGHLIFFDYGANAAIVSSTLSLNMAIFASVCLASRLPRSLHAFIMVTFAIQIFALWPMLQKKLKACTPRSYVGVTLLFAGSAFGGLLSISAVGATLFALLLVSISCLCPFYLIRLQLFKENIHGPWDEAEIKEDLSRFLS, from the coding sequence atgACGTGTGCCCAGCCCGTGACCGGCACCACAGGGATCAGGTGGCAGAAGGTCTTGTACGAGCGACAGCCCTTCCCTGACAACTACGTGGACCAGCGCTTCCTGGAGGAGCTCCGGAAGAACATCCACGCCCGGAAGTACCAGTACTGGGCCGTGGTGTTCGAGTCCAGCGTGGTGATCCAGCAGCTGTGCTGCGTCTGCGTTTTTGGGGTCATCTGGTGGTACATGGACGAGGGTCTTCTGGCCCCGCATTGGCTTTTTGGGACCGGCCTGGCTCTCTCGCTGATCGGCTACGTTCTGTTCGATCTCGTGGAcggaggggaggggcggaggaAGAGCGGGCGGACCCGGTGGGCTGACCTCAAGAGCGCCCTGGTCTTCATCACCTTCACGTACGGCTTTTCGCCCGTGCTGAAGACCCTGACGGAGTCCGTCAGCACCGACACCATCTACGCCATGTCCGTCTTCATGCTCTTGGGCCACCTCATCTTCTTCGACTACGGCGCCAACGCCGCCATCGTGTCCAGCACCCTGTCCTTGAACATGGCCATCTTTGCCTCTGTCTGCCTGGCCTCACGCCTGCCCCGGTCCCTGCACGCCTTCATCATGGTGACCTTTGCCATCCAGATCTTTGCCCTGTGGCCCATGCTACAGAAGAAACTGAAGGCGTGCACTCCCCGCAGCTACGTGGGGGTCACGCTGCTCTTCGCAGGCTCCGCCTTCGGGGGCCTGCTGTCCATCAGTGCCGTGGGGGCCACCCTCTTCGCGCTGCTGCTGGTGTCcatctcctgcctctgccctttcTACCTCATCCGCCTgcagctttttaaagaaaacatccatGGGCCGTGGGATGAGGCAGAGATCAAAGAAGACCTGTCCAGGTTCCTCAGCTAA